A stretch of Aureispira sp. CCB-E DNA encodes these proteins:
- a CDS encoding saccharopine dehydrogenase NADP-binding domain-containing protein, which produces MKSYFMTRYDIILYGATGFTGQRAAAYLQEHAPMSVRWAIAGRNEKKLLNLKRELNLNVDALVADATNEEDIDILVQQTQVLMTTVGPYALYGSELVRHCAKYGVHYVDITGESPWVRDMLEEYGEIAQATKAKIIPFCGFDSIPADLGVWFLQKYMRETWQSELVEAKAYYTLAGGGLNGGTLLSALNMLEKGEEKRLANPKLLTKDLKHRHFIPKIRNRKKNHYAKEIDKWVYPFFMAEINTKVVYRSIALAAEYNLPHPNQFIYQEYHAIGKRIPALMGTVGMASFGILGQFKPFRSLVKKLGPSSGEGPKETDIEEGFFKLRIVGEDNQGHRAMMTLKYNGDAGNKATICFLCESALALSLDIERLPNYSGFLTPTIAFDSILLERLIAAGLEISCETI; this is translated from the coding sequence ATGAAATCATACTTTATGACGCGATACGATATTATACTCTACGGTGCGACGGGATTTACAGGGCAACGAGCTGCTGCTTATTTGCAAGAACACGCACCTATGTCCGTTCGTTGGGCAATAGCAGGAAGGAATGAAAAGAAATTATTAAACCTGAAAAGAGAACTTAATTTAAATGTTGATGCCTTGGTAGCCGATGCGACAAATGAAGAGGACATAGACATTCTGGTTCAGCAAACCCAAGTGCTGATGACCACAGTAGGTCCTTATGCGTTGTATGGAAGTGAACTGGTACGGCATTGTGCTAAATATGGCGTTCATTATGTAGATATTACGGGAGAATCTCCTTGGGTACGAGATATGTTAGAAGAGTATGGAGAAATTGCCCAGGCAACCAAAGCCAAGATTATCCCATTTTGTGGATTTGATAGCATTCCTGCTGATTTAGGTGTTTGGTTTTTGCAAAAATATATGCGTGAGACTTGGCAATCCGAATTGGTAGAAGCCAAAGCGTATTATACTTTGGCGGGTGGAGGCTTAAATGGAGGGACATTATTATCTGCTTTAAATATGCTTGAAAAAGGAGAAGAGAAGCGTTTGGCAAATCCCAAGTTATTAACCAAAGATTTAAAACATCGCCATTTCATTCCTAAAATAAGAAACAGAAAGAAAAATCACTATGCCAAGGAAATTGATAAGTGGGTATACCCATTTTTTATGGCAGAAATCAATACCAAAGTTGTTTATCGTAGCATCGCTTTAGCTGCTGAATACAACCTACCACATCCCAATCAATTTATTTATCAAGAATACCATGCGATTGGCAAACGGATACCTGCTTTGATGGGAACCGTTGGAATGGCTTCTTTTGGCATTTTGGGACAATTTAAACCTTTCCGATCATTGGTCAAAAAACTAGGTCCTAGTTCTGGGGAAGGTCCCAAGGAAACAGATATAGAAGAAGGTTTTTTTAAATTGCGTATTGTTGGAGAGGACAATCAAGGTCATCGTGCGATGATGACTCTGAAATACAATGGTGACGCAGGGAATAAGGCTACGATTTGTTTTTTGTGTGAATCGGCTCTAGCCTTGTCCTTAGATATAGAGCGATTGCCTAATTATAGTGGCTTTTTAACCCCAACCATAGCATTTGATAGTATTTTGCTAGAGCGGTTGATTGCTGCTGGATTGGAAATTAGCTGTGAGACAATTTAA
- a CDS encoding Nramp family divalent metal transporter: MRVKNLLQSLGPGLLFAGAAVGVSHLVYSTRAGANYGFGLIWLVLVANLFKYPFFEFGPRYATATGESLLKGYQRLGNWVLVIFVLITLGTMFTVQAAVTIVTASLAAHLFGGGSLMLWVGGLLLICSTLLLIGRYNLLDNLMKIIITTLTLLTLITVFIAFYNRQHPIDWTQQFPIEGIGLTFVIAFMGWMPAPMDLSVWHSLWALEKRKSASNGFDLKKSLFDFNVGYIGTTVLAFFFVALGALVMYRSGTEFSPKGAVFAKQLIDLYVTTLGSGVGLFIGIAAFITMFSTTITCLDALPRSMARAHSLLANTTSTLKIEKATAASSIEVIDTILDNETGSSEATPTQNILETPRRYYLGWLLVLVLGSLVILNVFLTNMAAFLMVATTLSFLTAPFFAIVNYLLVFRYLPKTEQPSIGIKVLSWLGIAYLFVFCAIYIWSLL, translated from the coding sequence ATGAGGGTGAAAAATTTATTACAATCTTTAGGTCCAGGCTTGCTATTTGCAGGCGCAGCGGTTGGCGTTTCTCATTTGGTGTATTCTACTAGGGCAGGAGCTAACTATGGCTTTGGATTGATTTGGCTAGTTTTGGTTGCCAATTTATTTAAATATCCTTTTTTTGAGTTTGGACCAAGGTATGCGACTGCTACGGGAGAGAGTTTGTTAAAAGGTTACCAGCGATTAGGAAATTGGGTTTTGGTAATTTTTGTATTAATTACTTTAGGGACAATGTTTACCGTTCAGGCTGCGGTAACTATTGTAACTGCAAGTCTAGCTGCACACTTGTTTGGAGGAGGAAGTTTAATGTTATGGGTAGGAGGCTTGTTGCTGATTTGCTCGACCTTATTACTAATAGGGCGGTATAATTTGTTGGATAACTTGATGAAAATAATTATTACAACCCTCACACTACTTACCCTAATAACCGTATTTATTGCCTTTTATAACAGGCAACATCCGATTGACTGGACGCAACAATTTCCAATAGAAGGAATAGGCTTGACGTTTGTAATTGCGTTTATGGGATGGATGCCGGCCCCAATGGATTTGTCTGTGTGGCACTCTTTATGGGCATTAGAAAAGCGAAAAAGTGCCAGCAACGGTTTTGACTTAAAAAAATCCCTTTTTGATTTTAATGTAGGTTATATAGGCACAACTGTCCTAGCATTTTTCTTTGTGGCATTAGGTGCTTTGGTGATGTATCGATCAGGAACAGAATTTTCTCCTAAGGGCGCTGTTTTTGCCAAACAACTCATTGATTTATACGTAACAACTTTAGGAAGTGGGGTTGGACTTTTTATAGGAATAGCAGCTTTTATTACCATGTTTAGTACAACGATTACTTGTTTAGATGCTTTGCCACGATCAATGGCAAGAGCACATAGTCTCTTAGCCAATACAACCTCAACATTGAAAATAGAAAAAGCAACTGCTGCATCTTCAATAGAGGTGATCGACACAATCCTAGATAATGAAACAGGAAGCTCAGAAGCCACTCCAACACAAAATATATTGGAGACTCCTAGGAGATATTATCTAGGTTGGCTCTTGGTGTTGGTTCTAGGGTCTTTGGTTATTTTGAATGTATTTTTGACCAATATGGCAGCTTTTTTAATGGTTGCGACTACCTTATCTTTTTTGACAGCCCCCTTTTTTGCTATTGTCAACTACCTACTAGTATTTCGTTATCTACCTAAAACAGAGCAACCTTCTATAGGCATAAAAGTATTGAGTTGGTTAGGAATTGCGTATTTATTCGTATTTTGTGCTATCTATATTTGGAGTTTGTTGTAA